A region of the Microscilla marina ATCC 23134 genome:
CTGAATTAGGGTATCTTACTAGCATAGAGGGATTATTTTTAGGAGGAAATAAACTTGAAAAATTACCAAAAGAAATAGGGCAACTTACGAACCTTAAGATACTTGACTTATCATCCAATGATTCTCTAGAAACTGTACCAACTGAGATGACTCAGTTAATTCAATTAAAAAGGTTAGCAATTAATAATCAGAAGCTCTCAAGTAAAACAAGAAAAATGTTAAAAGAAGGGTTACCCAATACTCAGATAATGGATTTTGATTATAAATCATTTAAACAATTTACAGGGTGGATGAAATGATTAAGTGGTTTCATTTATTGTGCCTGCTTTCTTTTACTCACTACCATTGCCAGTCTCAACAAAAGATACAAGCTAATTTATTGCCTTTAGACAGCTTGCACAGGATGAAATCTATGAGTTTTGAAGAGGCTTTGAAAAACCCCACAAAAGCTTATCGGGTTGGGTTAGATAAAGAAGAGTTGGAAAAAATACATTTACTCAAAAATGCCAATGTGCAATATATAATAGTAGGGGTTAAACAAGGCATTAGCGAAATTCCAAAAAGTATAGGCAAGCTCACAAACCTTCAAGTACTAACACTTACTCGCAACAATTTGAAAGCTTTGCCCAAGTCGATAGGTAGGCTCAAAAACTTGAAAGAGTTGGATTTGTCACACAACAAGCTGATTGGTTTACCACATAGCTTAGGAAAGTTGAAAAGTTTGGAGGTGCTCAAATTGGCTAATAATCAGCTAAGTAGGTTGCCCCAAGGGTTTGGTAAACTTACCAACTTAAAACAGCTCTATTTGGGTAAGAATGAAATTAAATCGTTTTCTTCAGACGTAGCTGGGCTTAAAAACTTACACATGCTGAATTTAGCTATAAATAATTTGACAACCCTCCCCCATCACTTGGAAAAAGTTCCTGTAAGAGATTTAAACTTGGCAGGTAACAGAACCTTGAACTTAAGCGGGTTAAGTAACAAGCTAAAGAACCTGAAAGCATTAAGGCTTAGCCATATCACAGTATTGCCTAGTTCGTTTAAAAAATTATATAGTTTGAAGGTATTAGAAATTATTCAGAGTACAGACATCAACTTAGAGCAAATAACTCCTATACTTACGAGTTTACCTTCTTTGCAAAGTTTGTCTTTGTCAGGGATGCAAAACACGCGTATTCCTGTCACCTTTGGCAACTTTAAGCAACTAGAGAAACTAGGCATTCAACTAAGTTCCATTACAAATTTAGCAAAGGCGTTTTCAATCATAAGTCAATTAAGTAAGCTGAAACAATTTGCCTTGGCTTTTGGTGACTATCCATCATTACCAGCCGAAGTAGGTTTGTTGACTAATATAGAGGAGTTGTATTTGCCTCAGAATAAAACTACTGATTTGCCAGATGACATTGGCAAGTTAGCACAGTTAAAGGTCTTAAGTATTAGTTACAATGAGTTTAAGTTTTTACCAAAAGTAATAACATCACTCACTCAATTAAAGAGGCTAGGTCTTAACACTCATAAATTTTCAAAGGAAGAAAAATTGATGCTGAAAAAGGCGTTACCCAATACGGAAATTCTTGATTATGATTCAGGATTTTGGGCAAAACCAGAAAAGTAGATGACCTTACAGGGTTAATGTTATTATGATAAAACTAGTTTATATTATTTTCTTGTTTTCTTTTACTCACTACCGTTGCCAAGCTCAACCCAAGCAAGCAACCCTATTGCCTTTAGACAGCTTGCGCAAGATGAAATCTATGAGTTTTGAAGAG
Encoded here:
- a CDS encoding leucine-rich repeat domain-containing protein; protein product: MSFEEALKNPTKAYRVGLDKEELEKIHLLKNANVQYIIVGVKQGISEIPKSIGKLTNLQVLTLTRNNLKALPKSIGRLKNLKELDLSHNKLIGLPHSLGKLKSLEVLKLANNQLSRLPQGFGKLTNLKQLYLGKNEIKSFSSDVAGLKNLHMLNLAINNLTTLPHHLEKVPVRDLNLAGNRTLNLSGLSNKLKNLKALRLSHITVLPSSFKKLYSLKVLEIIQSTDINLEQITPILTSLPSLQSLSLSGMQNTRIPVTFGNFKQLEKLGIQLSSITNLAKAFSIISQLSKLKQFALAFGDYPSLPAEVGLLTNIEELYLPQNKTTDLPDDIGKLAQLKVLSISYNEFKFLPKVITSLTQLKRLGLNTHKFSKEEKLMLKKALPNTEILDYDSGFWAKPEK